The Bacteroidota bacterium genome contains the following window.
TATTAGTCAGGTAATTACAGCTATAGAATAGAATAATAAAAAAAATAAAAATTTCGAGCAAAAATATTCGTTTTTGTTTTATATTTGCATCCCAAAATAAATCAACAAAGGTTGATGGTTGGATTGAAATTTTGATTAGAAAAGCGAAAGTAGCTCAGTTGGTAGAGCGCGACCTTGCCAAGGTCGAGGTCGCCGGTTCGAACCCGGTCTTTCGCTCTTTTTTTATTACCAACTGCATTTAATTTGCAGATGCTTGGATGGTGGAATTGGTAGACACGCAGGACTTAAAATCCTGTGACCATTGCGGTCGTGCGGGTTCAAGTCCCGCTCCGAGTACATTGAAAGGCAAGCTTTTAAGCTTGCCTTTTTTGGTTTAAAAAAGATCGGTTTTTTTGACGGGTCAAACATAGGTCAAACAAATTTGTCAAATAGACCTTTTTTCATTCTCCTTCTTGTTTATAAACTCACCTTAATAACTTCTGACCCATTAAGGTTGAATAATAGAAATAAACCTCTAAAGAATCTTTAAAGTGTGCCTTCTGCATACAAACCTACCACTCTTGAGCACCTGAAAGCATAGAATTGTCATAAATGATGCTATGGTTTGATCCATTTTTTATTTTTTGTTCCTCAAATAGCCAACATTTCAAACCTGTTATTAACTTCTTGTTAAAACTCTCCTCTCTATTTAAGCTTTAAAAATAAAGGGTAATAGTTTCATTCACTTATTTTTCTTTACAAAAGCGTGTAAAGAAAAAAGCATTAAAAAAAAATTTCGGTGTCGATTATTATCCTAGGTTAGCGGCATGTATTTTTTCAAACACTTTTACACTTTTTCTAATTTTTATCCTCTGAAGGATATCCTGAATTTTGATAAGGAGGGAGTCCGCACTCAAAAGAAAACAACCTTAAAACTATATTTTCTTTTCTGGGAAGATTTTATGATAGAAAATTTCCAAAATAACAAGGCTATTAAAAAGATGCTCTGTATATATAATGCGGTTTCAAAGCCAATCCATTTTTCATCTAAATATTCACTTCTTCGGAAAAACATATATCAAAATTTACTTCAATGGATGTGATAGTGATTGACTCTGAAGCTTTTGATGCGCTGAAGATAGAATTTAAAACCTACGTAAAGCAAGCAGTTGCTGAAGCCTTAGCAGAAAAAAAAGCTGCTGAAGATTCTGATTGGATATCTATTGAAGTTGCTCAAATCTTACTTCCATTCAAATCAAAAACTTCCTGGCAAAAATTACGGGATACCAGTACAATTAAATTCACTCAGTTTGGGAGAAAGATTATGTATTCCAGGAAGAGCATCCTTGAATACTTAAATAGCAACAAGATTAAATTTTAATACAATGAAAAAGACAATAAAGAAATGCGAAAATCCTGCCTGCGATTAATCATTAGAATCTAAAAATCCTAAAAAGAAATTTTGTGATCTGGAATGTAAAAATATGGCTGCTTATTTAAACAAGCTCAGAAATTATAATTGGGAAGTAATGAAGCAAAAAGCAAGGCAAAAAAATATTTTGATACTGGAGAATCTAATAGCTAGAGGATTCAATAAAACAAATGAAAAAGAATTGAGAAAAATGGGATTTGATGCTACGGCAGCATATTTGCATTTGAAAGATAAAGAGGGTCAAAAAGTTTTTAGAT
Protein-coding sequences here:
- a CDS encoding DNA-binding protein — protein: MDVIVIDSEAFDALKIEFKTYVKQAVAEALAEKKAAEDSDWISIEVAQILLPFKSKTSWQKLRDTSTIKFTQFGRKIMYSRKSILEYLNSNKIKF